The following nucleotide sequence is from Mycobacterium sp. 3519A.
CACGGATGGTGTTGACCCCCAACGCCTGCATGTCGTTCAACGAATCGATGATCTCGGCGTTCGATCTGCCATACAGATCAGAGTCGGCAACGCCGACGGTCGTCGACGATTGGTCGATCGACACCACGGGCATGACGTCAAGCGCGACCGGCGCCGGCTTCGGGTTGAGCAGGTACGTCATCGCCGCGCACATCGCGGCGAGCGGGATCACGGCGATCACGGCTGCGATCGCGTAGCGCCGGATTGTGTGACGTGTGCTAAGCCTCATATCGGCTCCCCTCATCCCGTTCGGTGAGCGATCACCATCTGGTGAGAGAAAATTAACGCATGCGATAGTTGATTTTGCCGGATTTCGGATATTGCTGTTTCGTCGGCTAATTCCAGCAGTGGCACAGAACGAAGCGGTAGCGCGACAATAGCCGTTCAAAACAAGATCAAATTCGACATGGAAAAGTAAATTCAGCAATACCTCGAACAATGTTGTCAACTATTAACCAATCCGGCCACACCGTGCTCGACGTTCGTCTGAAATGCCAGCTACAGCACATAGCGGACTTGACAGACGGGCTATCAAACCTTCACCAAGATGCTGCCTTCAGTGCACTGCAGCGCATACAGCAACTTAGGCGGCTGGAAATTGTCGGCGGCTCGTCCGAAAAACGTCATGGCCCCGCACCCGGCGGGTTCATGGATGGCGCATGATCCGACGACGACAGGTTTGCCGGAGAGGGTCGCTACCTGTGGCGGTAGTCTCGGCGAAATGACCTTGAACTTGTCCGTCGATGAAGTCCTGACCACCACGCGCTCGGTGCGCAAGCGGCTCGATCTCGAGAAGCCGGTGCCCCACGAGGTGCTGATGGAGTGTCTGGACCTGGCGCTGCAGGCGCCGACGGGCTCCAATCATCAAGGCTGGCAATGGATGTTCGTCGACGACCGGGCGAAGATTACTGCGCTGGCCGAGATCTACCGGACCAACGCGACCCCGTACCTCGACCTGCCCAAGCCCGAGTACGGCGACGTCCGTGATGAGCAGCGGCCACGCGTGTACGAGTCCGCGAAGTACCTCAACGAACACCTCCACGAGGTGCCCGTCATGTTGATCCCATGCCTGGAGGGCCGACCCGACGGCGCACCGGCGGGCATGTCCGCGTCGTTCTGGGGCTCGCTGCTGCCCGCGGTGTGGAGCTTCATGTTGGCGTTGCGCTCCCGCGGTCTCGGCTCGGCGTGGACGACGCTGCATCTGCTCGGCGACGGCGAGAAGCAAGCCGCCGAGATCCTCGGCATCCCGCATGACAAGTACAGCCAGGCAGGCCTGTTCCCGATCGCCTACACCAAGGGCACCGACTTCAAGAAGGCCAAGCGGCTACCGGCGGAGCAGGTCAGTCACTGGAACAACTGGTGACCGCCGGCGCCAGTAGCGCCCTGTCGAAATAGACGTCGTTACGGCTCAGCCGGTCACCGTCGACGACGGCCAGATCCATCCCGTCGACCTCCACCTCGGTGTCGCCGTGCTGCTGCCGCAGCGTGGCAGTCCACAGCACCGCGGCGCCGTCGACGTCCCGCAGCGGATACGCCTCGCGCAACTTCCAATGCATCTGCCAGCGGTCGAAAAGCCTTGTCAGGTAACGGCGCAAAGCATCCGAGCCGGTGACGGTGCCATGTGTGTTCGGGTCGCGATAGCGAACGTCCGGCGTGTAGCAGCCGATGACCTCTTCGACGTCCTGCGAGTTCCAGGCGTCGAGCATGCCCTGGGCGACCTCGATCGCGCGCTCGTGATTCATCAGGACCTCCTAGAGTGGCACTCCAATGTGCTAGAGCGCTACTCTAGCACCGTGCCTCCCATCGACACCCGCGCGGCGATACTGAGTGCGGCCCTCGAGCGCTTCCTTGCCCAAGGCGTCGCGGCTACCACCCTGAAGCAGATCCAGCGCGACGCTCAGGTCAGCAATGGCAGCTTGTTC
It contains:
- a CDS encoding nitroreductase family protein, producing MTLNLSVDEVLTTTRSVRKRLDLEKPVPHEVLMECLDLALQAPTGSNHQGWQWMFVDDRAKITALAEIYRTNATPYLDLPKPEYGDVRDEQRPRVYESAKYLNEHLHEVPVMLIPCLEGRPDGAPAGMSASFWGSLLPAVWSFMLALRSRGLGSAWTTLHLLGDGEKQAAEILGIPHDKYSQAGLFPIAYTKGTDFKKAKRLPAEQVSHWNNW
- a CDS encoding nuclear transport factor 2 family protein, producing MNHERAIEVAQGMLDAWNSQDVEEVIGCYTPDVRYRDPNTHGTVTGSDALRRYLTRLFDRWQMHWKLREAYPLRDVDGAAVLWTATLRQQHGDTEVEVDGMDLAVVDGDRLSRNDVYFDRALLAPAVTSCSSD